A single window of Desulfovibrio sp. G11 DNA harbors:
- a CDS encoding DUF2333 family protein: MKLPTLPPILKLQVVLKTLAVQVCLFLGILVAVWGLQRAYSFIDATTFPEPMALPAAADSLPENEKGKILLDAITHQMRRELNSTFGWSINDIVFNRFILDNRAYRQYGVYHATRFLLDLYSSQIAKLGTSDRESEFLYKARINSFAIDPRSFMFPSAEGSYKKGLKLLEDYKKSLDNGTGVYNCRSDDLYASFVTVTGENLLGYALGLLQNAQNMSFYTLDNRIYEVQGIVLVLRDFINTLYVLYPEIKAKNNEGNMASAMSYLNRICEYDPLYITSSFNSGELVLSYLLFAKARLEDIRNSIRM, from the coding sequence ATGAAACTGCCGACACTTCCTCCCATTCTGAAGCTGCAAGTTGTGCTGAAAACCCTGGCCGTGCAAGTATGTCTTTTTCTGGGCATTCTGGTCGCCGTGTGGGGGTTGCAGCGTGCTTATTCGTTTATTGACGCCACGACCTTTCCAGAGCCGATGGCTCTGCCTGCCGCTGCAGACTCGTTGCCGGAAAACGAGAAAGGTAAAATTCTGCTTGATGCCATCACCCATCAGATGCGGCGCGAGCTTAATTCCACCTTTGGCTGGAGCATCAATGATATCGTCTTCAACCGCTTTATCCTGGATAACCGTGCGTATCGCCAGTATGGGGTGTACCACGCCACCAGATTCCTGCTGGATCTTTACTCCAGTCAGATAGCCAAGCTGGGAACCAGCGACAGGGAAAGCGAGTTTTTGTATAAGGCCCGTATTAACAGCTTTGCCATTGATCCGCGCAGCTTCATGTTTCCTTCTGCTGAAGGATCATACAAAAAGGGCCTCAAGCTTCTTGAAGACTATAAAAAATCATTAGACAACGGCACTGGTGTGTATAATTGCCGTTCTGATGATCTGTATGCTTCTTTTGTGACGGTGACAGGAGAAAATCTGCTCGGATATGCTCTTGGCCTTTTGCAAAACGCGCAAAACATGTCTTTCTATACTCTTGATAACCGTATTTATGAAGTTCAGGGAATCGTTTTGGTTCTGCGTGACTTTATTAATACTCTTTATGTCCTGTACCCTGAGATCAAAGCCAAGAATAATGAAGGAAACATGGCATCAGCCATGTCTTATCTGAACCGTATTTGTGAGTATGACCCGCTGTATATCACGTCGTCTTTCAATTCCGGAGAACTTGTCCTGTCCTACTTGCTGTTTGCCAAGGCTCGTCTGGAAGATATACGTAACAGCATTCGCATGTAA
- a CDS encoding IS4 family transposase — MPHKEILDLSHHTTLFSQLLSLIPGHVFEKLERKHKTGRSSRQFGFKEQFTVMAFIQLAARRSLRDGLRALEAAKRRLYHLGLKSVARSTVADANNSRPVEFFKDLFAEMYGLCHLRAPRHKFRFKCKLYSMDATTISLCLSIFPWASFRRNKAGVKVNTVLDHDGYIPAFLDINNAKTHESRMAKSLSLPKGSIVTFDKGYICYSWFRMLTAKGIFFVTRLKSNAAYKLVDRRAVDRKTGVTSDHIIDVSSRGKTTRLRRIGYRDAKTGKRYEFLTNHFRLSAKTIADIYKERWQIEIFFREVKQNLHIKSFVGRSENAVHIQIYTALTVYLLLAYQKFLSKLGLSVQQLFELICLNLFGKDSLEELLNPRRRKTINTYSYSLLAMGA; from the coding sequence TTGCCACACAAGGAGATTTTGGACTTGAGCCATCATACTACACTCTTCTCTCAACTGCTATCCCTGATACCGGGACATGTTTTTGAAAAACTCGAACGCAAGCACAAAACTGGCCGCTCTTCACGCCAATTTGGATTCAAGGAGCAATTCACCGTCATGGCCTTTATCCAACTCGCTGCAAGGCGCTCTTTACGCGATGGGCTTCGCGCCTTGGAGGCGGCCAAGAGACGGCTGTATCACCTCGGCTTGAAATCAGTAGCGCGTTCCACGGTTGCCGATGCCAACAATTCAAGGCCTGTGGAATTTTTCAAAGACCTGTTCGCTGAAATGTATGGCCTGTGCCATCTTCGTGCGCCTCGTCACAAATTCCGCTTCAAGTGCAAGCTGTACAGCATGGACGCCACCACCATCAGCCTATGCCTGTCCATCTTTCCCTGGGCGTCGTTCCGGCGGAACAAGGCTGGCGTGAAAGTAAATACCGTGCTTGACCACGATGGCTACATTCCCGCTTTTCTCGATATCAACAATGCCAAAACCCACGAAAGCCGCATGGCCAAAAGTCTTTCATTGCCAAAGGGTTCCATCGTCACCTTCGATAAAGGCTATATCTGCTATTCCTGGTTTCGCATGTTGACCGCGAAGGGCATTTTCTTCGTAACCCGACTGAAGAGCAATGCTGCCTATAAGCTCGTTGATCGCCGCGCCGTAGACCGGAAAACCGGGGTCACGTCCGATCACATCATTGACGTGAGCAGCCGGGGAAAAACCACTCGTCTACGCAGAATCGGCTATCGCGATGCGAAAACCGGCAAACGGTACGAATTTTTGACCAACCATTTCCGCCTGTCCGCCAAGACAATTGCTGATATCTATAAAGAACGCTGGCAAATTGAAATATTCTTCCGCGAAGTCAAACAAAATCTGCATATTAAAAGCTTTGTCGGGCGCTCGGAGAATGCGGTGCACATCCAGATTTATACGGCCCTGACCGTGTATTTACTCCTGGCCTATCAGAAATTCCTGAGCAAGCTTGGGCTGTCGGTGCAACAACTCTTCGAGCTCATTTGCTTGAATCTGTTCGGCAAGGATTCTCTGGAAGAACTTCTGAATCCACGAAGACGAAAAACTATAAACACCTATAGTTATAGCCTGTTAGCTATGGGTGCTTAA